In Legionella cardiaca, a genomic segment contains:
- the icmT gene encoding IcmT/TraK family protein — MAAGGFAETAHWRDSARSARFFMVDARAAFPIFLFLMHIRVWTGILVIVSAIFFGILEHYGFTVPVFLRWLRQSLAGSIKSSQPWWR; from the coding sequence ATGGCGGCTGGCGGTTTTGCTGAAACAGCTCACTGGCGGGACTCAGCAAGAAGTGCTCGTTTCTTCATGGTCGATGCAAGAGCAGCATTCCCCATCTTTCTTTTTTTAATGCATATTAGAGTTTGGACCGGTATTTTAGTTATCGTCTCTGCGATATTTTTTGGTATTCTCGAACATTACGGGTTTACTGTTCCTGTTTTTTTGCGGTGGCTAAGACAATCGCTAGCTGGCTCTATTAAAAGTTCACAACCGTGGTGGCGATAA
- a CDS encoding type IV secretion IcmS family protein — METDIRKSMALIAASMNAKFYLNDRFVSFDEVFSETGLLPAIARRADQLCSLCLGYGLGVTFDEAENALLGIRVVFDEVTPNALRLLCMTDVLNELIQGGPSRDYTPLDELMYD; from the coding sequence ATGGAAACGGATATACGTAAAAGTATGGCATTGATTGCCGCAAGCATGAATGCTAAATTTTATCTAAATGATCGATTTGTAAGCTTTGACGAAGTCTTTTCAGAGACAGGTTTGCTGCCAGCAATTGCTCGTAGGGCTGATCAATTATGCTCGCTTTGCCTGGGATATGGTTTAGGCGTTACCTTTGATGAGGCGGAGAATGCTTTATTAGGAATACGTGTTGTTTTTGATGAAGTGACACCTAACGCTTTGCGTTTACTTTGCATGACTGATGTGTTGAATGAATTAATACAGGGCGGTCCAAGCCGGGATTATACGCCACTGGATGAGCTAATGTATGACTAG
- the icmQ gene encoding Dot/Icm secretion system protein IcmQ, producing the protein MKDKSTEEQAQAILKALDEAIEQGPWEESNFLRVIGKNLREIRQNFANYLGNDSSADKIKTEAKGVNRKVQREGEQEVFIGLYSTEGNSIQAWERILANLPRQMISRPIYINEQDVRNLIKSKEKKINEAYLAIYINQGDILQMPPDKALTDRFGRPLLALKDKTLNLDNVIRFVHLSGTYHYVKGRLVKNLAAE; encoded by the coding sequence ATGAAAGATAAATCAACCGAAGAACAAGCTCAAGCAATCCTCAAGGCGTTAGATGAAGCAATCGAACAAGGGCCATGGGAAGAATCAAATTTCTTGCGAGTAATTGGTAAAAATTTGCGTGAAATACGCCAAAATTTTGCGAATTACTTAGGCAATGATTCAAGCGCGGATAAAATTAAAACCGAAGCTAAAGGAGTTAATCGTAAAGTTCAGCGTGAGGGAGAACAAGAAGTATTTATTGGTCTTTACTCAACAGAAGGTAACAGTATACAAGCATGGGAACGTATATTAGCGAATTTGCCACGGCAAATGATTTCTAGACCTATTTATATTAACGAACAGGATGTTAGAAATTTAATTAAGTCAAAAGAAAAGAAAATTAACGAGGCTTATCTTGCTATTTATATTAATCAAGGCGATATCCTGCAAATGCCACCCGATAAAGCACTCACTGATCGATTTGGCAGGCCGTTATTGGCACTTAAAGATAAAACTTTAAATTTGGATAATGTTATTCGTTTCGTGCATTTATCAGGTACTTATCACTACGTCAAAGGGCGTTTGGTAAAAAATCTCGCTGCAGAATAG